GGCACTTGTTTTGAAAGATACATTTTTATAATATATACCTACCTCCTTCATCACTTAAAAGATGAAGAAATATGAATTCGtttgtgtatatttttataGTGGCGTTGTGGTATCAGTCGATTTTTTACAATAATACTGTGGGCCGGCCCGCTTCGGGCCGCTGCATCAGAATCACTTATAAATACTTACAGCTATTATTTACAATTATTacttgattattatttatataagGCACCAATTTATATCGTAAATCCTCGACCTACTAGCAATTCACAAAAAGGTAGGTAAGTAAAGTTTTTTCAAATTAAACTGCTAGCCGGACGTCAGTCGAAACAGGGAAGAATAGCCCCGGATGCTTCAAAGCCTATTATCTGTATGAGCGACAGGACCCTACGCTTAATTCGATGATTTGGAAGGTAGACGCATGTTTaatttcagtaaaataatattactgcAACCCCTATTGCTACATTGAAATCGTAAATTATTTTCCATCAGGACAATTCTTAAGAAAAAACCTTacgttaaattaaaattccttaacccacttgttacggAGTTGtgataagttttaaaataaaggtACTACCAATATACCGCTAAACAGGGCCATATGAAGACCTTCAAACGGCGAAAGGTCATGCTGGAAAGTAAGTAATTTACGACTAATAGCAGTTGGTTGAATTGTCGTAGGGTTGAATTGAATTGACTGTCGCGCAAATCTAAGACTACGGCCGGttactcgcgacacccccactcgggcgatgacggaaagccgcggaggttttagtgggtataccccgtccttttcagggcgccgggagtcccacacatCACCCTGTCCCCcgcagtggcggggcaagacctaaatttgatgtgggcaagacagatttcgcgaggccttgttctgtggccacctgaagacggattttatgaaataataaaaaaaaaacgggtcaatggtctattcattgacagtttctgatttcttgattcagtgattatttttaaaggaattttgcgccaaagaataatgtttgtcacttaaaaccgtgttattgcttaattttgtgtctgattatggctgaatttgtttggaaaaaaaaaatttttaactacattgtttagctatcaataatttatatttagtagtatttaaaagttgaatttgacatgtgagcaaaatttttgatgcgcgaggccccttgttccgcgaggccgtaggcggtggcccacgtcgcctacgccttacgccgccactggtccCCCGGCACAGTGGTGACGGttcgcaaagcatttcctccccGACAAAAAAAGGGTTAATTGACGAGGTCGACTTGTCAGAGTTGAGTTGTTCCGGGGTCGAGTTGTAGTAAATCCCTACCCACCGCCAcgacagtaaaaataaatagacaaATGACAtaacagtgggtctagtcaaaatgcactttaaaatcgcaaaccagtctcaaacaaataaaaaaatagcaaaagtggtcgataacaaaaaaaagcttagccaaatggcaaaaaaacgaatcgcaaagccctacctctcaataatcgaaagactggattgaaatttcccatacaaaggcttagccaacccaacatgcatttaagactcaattaaaatcgaatcgaatcgaaaCACCCGCCATTTTTTTGCGATTACCAAAACCCCGGTGATTtaagcttcgattcgatcgatataaaaaaaaattaaagttttcaGACAGATATTGACATTTAAGTTTCTTAATTTGACAATTGGTAAAaaaaatcccaccaaaaacatactgtaaaaaactagccaagtctcgatggaggcgctgcttgtttatctctaaaaagtaatgaaatctagacaaagtcgtgccaagtctatggttccttactgcgatttctttattattatagttaatgttgtgtgacttggccgttgaagggtacaaaaccaggtgctccatgacaccattgcaccaatctgtcacCAGAGCGGTTCTGgtccattgacgatggaaaataaattgccacttggataaCGTTgagcgtatttcaataatacttatgtatgattatcttaataaagattgttcaacggccaagtcacacaaaattaactataataataaagaaatcgcagtaaggaaccatagacttggcacgactttgtctagatttcattactttttagagataaacaagcagcgcctccatcgagacttggctagttttttacagtatgtttttggtgggatttcacttctttttgtagaaagtggcataattatttaacgtcgtcgtcctttaataagtattatcgacatttttttacgatattaaacacaaattaaacttacctttaaaatggacaacgaataagaatcgttttaataaCACCTTAGCTaacctcacgatataataaacgaaatcgacgaaatgcaaattacacaacattcaacttaatcgacgggggggtctagaaaggaaaaaaaatctggacaccgcggtgcagaaaatcgacactcaaagtgctagcgccatctaccggtgagcggtacaggcgaacaccacggtgccagtgtggcgctagtagtattgattatgaatgtggtgttactccaaatcttcgattttcctagtttttatagtttttcctttatgtggccattaaaccctaactctgtaccaaatttcagctctctgagtttatgggaagtactagttctattttgatgatcatcagtgagtgaatgagtgtcataaatgcgaaactttgctttcgcttaacttcggaactaaatgacctacagacctgaaattttggattttaagtatgtgattatagcttactagatgacgaaaatttctgcgttctggtcttatccagaggttctcaaataggggcctgaaaatgcggcgaaatggttccagtaaaggatggtacggcagtgtttgcttcgcgcacgacttggcgggggcactgccgtgcccccagatatacACTAACTAGGCAGCGTAGTCTTTGATCTTAGCCTGTTCCgaagaaactaattttaaaaatagcttcaaaaaagtaaaaacaatcgcaaagtcatagacattttaaaacttttattgaaCTACAAAACGACGCGTCGAtcgtggttcaatgtgcattttggctgccattttacgatcgaatcgaattactggtaaCGCGGCGACTGAAATTATCGAAAGGTtagcgatggcattttgactagacccacagggggcgtagtgcgagtttacgtcaaacgcattcgatgtcgactgtgTAAAAAAGtcacattaaatgtatgacggattgtacagcgcccctagtggaaactttcaagaactaaaatatttttaacgtgTTCGCTAAGTGACGACATTTTGATATTCACACTAAGCCCCCTGATCAGATTAAACAAATAGCAGGCAATGAACTCAAATCAAGGGAAGAGCGGAAGAATCGAGAAGCAACGGGAGGCTTTCGTTTTTGGCTTTTTAACCGACtccaacaaaaggaggaggttctcaattcggtcgGTGTGTTTTTTTAACTTCAGCCGTCAATCGAATCGAACGTAGAGTCCTGTCGCCCGATACGGACATTCAAAACCTGTCACAAAATCCAAAACTGAATTCGTGAACGAAAACAGACGCTTCATAATCAACGGACGTGACCGGTCGCGTGGAGGGCGGCGCGGCTCAGGcgtcgggcgcgggcggcgcgggcggcggcggcgggcgcgcggccggcgcgcgcggcgggcCCAGCACGGCGTGCGGCACGCACACGCGGCGCCCGCCCACCTGCAAAGTGGCGACTGCTTTACCATACCATGCactcatttttatttcattgataaAGATACACTTGCGGAAGTCGACCTAGTGTATGTACAAAATAGAAATGAACAGACAATCTACATGCGAAGCGCGCTCGACTAACGCATACATAGACACCGCTCGCGGCTCGCGTTCAACATCAATACTTTGCGTTGCGGCGCTCCTGCTCCTAAATTGTTGACTTACAAAAAAGTTGTGTAAACATCAAATGTAGGGAATTTTGtctagttttatttttgtataaaataattttatcatgTATCAAATAGGAAAGAAGTAAAATCAAAATAGCGGCGCGAGCGGCAACCGTACGAAGtcgcaaagttgaaattcgGAACGATCACATTaaaatctatacagggtggaaacgatgtGATTTCACTcgttattttgtaacctattattggtaccatttgaaagagctcgtaaagcactttcaggatcagtaaccagtttttcgatatcgtCCGTATATCgtctcccccccccccccccctctaaaaactaaactgttggcttgaaaaatctggaaaaattcatgataatagtgctttttatgaactttcaaggaaaactatagcggttaagatagatcagttagttcaagagtaataggtgattaactcatgtattataaaatatcatacctagtaaaaattcaaatagtaagacacgggtcttaacgcgacgttttaattgaaatggaacgcgaaagtttacaattttatagtaaaaattccttagaaaaaaatattaaaagtgactttagatgaagtaatcgCTTCTTCTGAAATACCTATATTGTGGTTACGATGGACAACTACGgtaccctacactgcgcgtggcacgacacgcacttggctaatTTTTATATGTTCAAAATGGTTTTAGCAGACTACGTATGCATGCATGTTCGAATTTACGTATATCTAACGCTCATCTTCCACTTTATAAACGACTAGTTAGTCGACGAGCCGACCGTCCACGCAGCGGCCGTTGTCAGCCCTAGCGCGACCGTTGagcataaattaatttattttattttacattaggAAACCCAACAGCAAACAACATAACTGATGAAACTTAAATTATGTGTCTGCTTAGCCATTTACAGGTAATCGTAAATGGAAGACAGAAGCAAACAGACCATACGCTGCGCTGTTACAAGTTGTTTCTCAGAGCAgatatttaaagaatttacaAATGAAAACTTAATATGTACGCAAAGCGAAGCAACATGTTTCCGTTCATTTCTATTTTGTGACACGAGCGATCGATTAATTTTAGGCCCGTACCTGCACGGCCACCAGCCCGCGGCGCGCGGCGCCCACGGCCAGCACGGTGTCGCCGGCGCGCAGCCGCACGCCCGCCTCCTCCCAGTCCGCCGCCAGCGCGCGCTGCTGCGGGTAGCCCAGCTTCACGCCGCCCGCCACCGTGTAGGCGCGCgacggcggcagcggcggcggccgCTCCTGCAACACGCGCGGGTCAgtcgggcggcgcgcgcggcgcggcgctcCGCTCGCGGCGCCACTCACCAGGTCGAGGCCGAACAGCGAGCACGTCTTCTCGACCACGGCCGGGTCGCACTCGTCGGCCGGGTCGGGCGGCGGCGTGCCGGCGATGGGCGCGGGCCGCGGGCGCGCGGGGGCGGGGGCGGGCGCGGGGCGCGGCGCGCGGGCCCGCCAGCGGCGCCACGCCGCCTGCACGCGCTCGGCCGCCGCCtggcgccgcgcgcgccgcacgCGCTCCAGCACCTGCCGCATGCCCTCGCTGAGGAACACGTGGCGCTTGCCCAGCGCCCAGCGCACGGCGGCGGGcgaggcgggcgcgggcggcgcggcggcggcggccacggAGCGCAGCACGCGCGCGCAGGCGTCGGCGCACTCGCGCTCGGCGGCGCGCCGGCCGTACAGCGCGCGGTAGCGGGCGCCGAAGGCGCGGAAGCGCATGCGGTGCGGGTAGCCGCTCGCCATCAGCTGCGCCGTCTCCAGCACCTGCAGCGCGCGCACCTGCGACGCGGAATCCGTTGTGAGCTATTTTACATAAATGCCAGTGGTGGTGTGGCATTCGTGCGGACCGTTTCACTGTTTATGGTCTCGaagcaaataaatgtattttgaattttaagtgaTTTGAGCAAAATTTTATAGGCATCCAGCTCGgccgcagaccaccgactttttgcCGGCCGACAGTCGGGTCGGGCCGATAATCAGCATGGACACGTATGAAAGCGCGCTCGTTACACCGATTCGGTGTCGGCCGATCTTCACGCGAATCGGAATCGGGCCCGACCGTCGGCCGAGCGAAAGTCGGTCTCCCGGCCGCCGGGTCACACGCCGACCTGCTTGGCGACGGTGTGGCGCTCGAACAGCATGGGCGTCTCGGTGGCGTTGGCGCGCAGGCAGCGCACGAAGTGCGGGCGCGCGTGCACCAGCGTGCGCAGCAGGTTGTCGAGGCGCGTGTGGAAGTCCTGCGTGAGCGTggaggcgggcgcggcggcggcggcggcggtgggcGAGGCGCGGAAGGCGGCGCCGGCCGGCCCGCCGTGCGCCGCCAGCGCCTTCAGCTCGGCGCCGAACAGGTGCGTGGCGAAGCCGAACTCGCACGTGCGCGTGTCGAAGGCGGCCAGCAGCTCGTCGGGCACGGCGTCGCGGTTGGCGTCCAGGAACTCGGCCGCGTCGTACACCACCTCGCCCGCGTAGTGCCGCACGGCGAAGCGCCGCGCGTGCGGCGGCCGCGCCTCCGCCAGCCGCGGGTGGCCCCTGCGAGACCGACGAGGATCGTCAGTTCGGATCGAACGTTGTGGGATTCAAAATAATGTCGGATCGCCGTGTTCGTGACGACCGAAGCGGGGCCCGATCGGAGTCACCTGTGAGCGGCCTTGATGCGCGCCACGTACTGCTCGGGCTCGCCGCGCGCGGCGCACTCGGCGTCCAGCGCCGCCAGCAGCCCGCCGCGCAGCGACGACACCAGGTCGATGCACGGCACGTTGTCCACGTAGTCCACCTCCAGCGCGCACTGCACGCCCTCCTCGCGGCACGACTCGGCCGCCGACTTGAACACGTGCGTGTTGTAGAAGTGCTGCATGGTCTCGGCGCACAGGTTGGCGCACAGGTGCTCCAGGCGCGACGGCGCCGCGTCCTCGAAGCCGAACATGTCCAGGATGCCCACGAAGCCGTCGGTGGCGTGGCGCACGGCGTCGTTGAGCGCGGCCATGGAGCGCGCGCCGGCCCGCGAGCgcccggcggcgcggcgctcggGGTGGTGCACGGACTCGTTGGAGTCCGAGCTGAGCGTGCCCAGCGTGGAGCCGCGCTTGAGCGAGTTGGCGCGGCGCACGATGGTGGCCACGGTGCGGCAGTACAGCGCCTTGGCCAGCGcgtcgcgcgcggcggcggcggcgggcgcggtggCGGGCGCGGCGACGGGCGCGCGGGGCGCGGCGCGCGTGGTGAGGCCGCGCAGCAGCGCCGGCGCGGGCACGCCCAGCAGCGCGCCGGCGGCGGCCAGCTCGGCCTCGCCGGCGGGctcggcgccggcgccgccctCGGCGAAGCCCACGTTGCCGAGCAGCAGCACGGCGGCCAGCACGCGCACGACGTCCAGGAAGGGGATGCCGAGCACGCCGAGGCAGGTCTTCCAGGCCTGAAAGCGCGCGGCGTCCTCGGGCTCGGGCCGGCGGTGCTGCGGCGCGGCCAGGTAGCGCAGGTCCTGCGCCGCGTAGCCGTCCAGGTGCAGGCGGGCGCGCTCGTCGGGCGCCAGGCCGGCCAGCATCTGGTAGAAGATGTGGTAGTTGCGCTCGCCGGGCGGCGGCCGCACGACGCGCGTCTGGTCCAGGAAGTAGCAGTGGATCTTGGTGCGGTACAGCGCGCCGTCCGTCACTTGCACTTCGATGAAGTGACCCTAGACAGTCGCACTACTGTTGAGATCGAAATTCAGAGTGACGCGTCACGTCTGTGATGGGAAAACGAAGGAGAATAAatgcaatatacagggtgtgccaaaaatttttgaaaatggcAACGCTTGATTTCTTGAAAACGATCGAGGCAGGGACACGAGGGCGATGGGAAACTGTGCATaacttcatatatttttatttttgtatactaAGCGTAATCCGTTTTCAGCGTTTCAGGGGAGGTTTTACACAAAAACTAGGATGTCGTTTCATGAAGTGCTTCATAGTGACTAAAAATGTGTACCTAGTATTAAGCACAGTTTCCCATCACCCATTGGTCCCTACCTCGGACCGGTTTTGAATGTGAATGAAGCGTGGCTATTTGCAAAGGTTTTTGGCCCAACCTGTATTATGATATTTGAGTTCTGTTCTATTTTAGTGGCAGATACTGTGCATAGAATCAATAATATGCACAGCATCGCTCTAAGTAACGAGAAGGAGCAACGATTCCCTCTGTCCTCCGGCGGTACTCACGATGCGGCTGGAGTGCGAGttggcggcggtggcggcggcgccGAGCGAGCGCAGCACGGTGAAGGCGGCGGCCAGGTGCTTGAAGGCGTCGGTCTCGGGCCCGCCGCCCGCCACGTCGAACAGCCGCCGCAGCAGCACCATCGACGCGTACGTCTTCCCGGAACCCGAAACGCCTGTTCGATGTTGCCGATTCTTAAAACAGCTTTTGTTATTGTTTCtacctgaggtggaattgtgtaaagcgatcgtaatcatttgacagttcataacgtacgataagttaaacaaagcgtttgagagaataatcgtacgttatgaactgtcaaatggttacgattgctttacacgaTTCCACCTCAGGTCTACCTTGGGAATGTGCAGCGGATCACTGGTACGCAGAATTATTTTTGAATCGTTAAAGAGAGCCAGCTAGAAGTTCAGAGCGGTCAACCTCAGCTGTGATAAATTTTATAGATACTTATGTGATATcagatatttattatatttatagatGACAAACAACAACAGGCCCAGGATAGATCCCCGAGGAACGCCGGGATAGTTATCCAGCTGGAAACATAATTGCTCATACCCGGTAACCTACAATCGAGTGAACCGAGGGCCGTCGAGGTATTCACCGGGTCATGATGCGAGGGACATCTCTAAAATTGTGATTATGACTTACATcaaattataatctgacggaattcacaattttacggtgacacaCACACCTACCCGCACAGCAGGCATTTTGTCATAATGGCGGTAGTGTGATCGTCGTCAAGCGGGGGGCGGGGGTGGGGAGGGGGGTGCGTCACCTGAGAGGATGATGGCCTGCGGGTAGCCGGTGTCGGCCTGGTGGCGCACGGCGTCGTGCACGAGGCGCGCCAGCTCGGgccgctgcgcgcgcgccgccgccagcGTCAGCGAGTTGCTCGCGTCCGTGTACGGGTTCACCGCCACCAGGATCGGCCCGATCATCGTCTGCAATCACATTCATTCGGACGATACGAGAACGGGTCTT
The DNA window shown above is from Ostrinia nubilalis chromosome 13, ilOstNubi1.1, whole genome shotgun sequence and carries:
- the LOC135077261 gene encoding unconventional myosin-IXb — its product is MATLGLSKVFILDKYFTELQKFWETEKKLQDASSSNEAVHLQRRLLSLSSELVTLRNHLHVGAGAGAAAGAAAGAGKAQPAVPPRAPHPPPAHLAPPAAHPHPPPPEARWRGSGGCGGGGAGADVDDLIHLRGPLTEDAVVRALQARFYHNKFYTMIGPILVAVNPYTDASNSLTLAAARAQRPELARLVHDAVRHQADTGYPQAIILSGVSGSGKTYASMVLLRRLFDVAGGGPETDAFKHLAAAFTVLRSLGAAATAANSHSSRIGHFIEVQVTDGALYRTKIHCYFLDQTRVVRPPPGERNYHIFYQMLAGLAPDERARLHLDGYAAQDLRYLAAPQHRRPEPEDAARFQAWKTCLGVLGIPFLDVVRVLAAVLLLGNVGFAEGGAGAEPAGEAELAAAGALLGVPAPALLRGLTTRAAPRAPVAAPATAPAAAAARDALAKALYCRTVATIVRRANSLKRGSTLGTLSSDSNESVHHPERRAAGRSRAGARSMAALNDAVRHATDGFVGILDMFGFEDAAPSRLEHLCANLCAETMQHFYNTHVFKSAAESCREEGVQCALEVDYVDNVPCIDLVSSLRGGLLAALDAECAARGEPEQYVARIKAAHRGHPRLAEARPPHARRFAVRHYAGEVVYDAAEFLDANRDAVPDELLAAFDTRTCEFGFATHLFGAELKALAAHGGPAGAAFRASPTAAAAAAPASTLTQDFHTRLDNLLRTLVHARPHFVRCLRANATETPMLFERHTVAKQVRALQVLETAQLMASGYPHRMRFRAFGARYRALYGRRAAERECADACARVLRSVAAAAAPPAPASPAAVRWALGKRHVFLSEGMRQVLERVRRARRQAAAERVQAAWRRWRARAPRPAPAPAPARPRPAPIAGTPPPDPADECDPAVVEKTCSLFGLDLERPPPLPPSRAYTVAGGVKLGYPQQRALAADWEEAGVRLRAGDTVLAVGAARRGLVAVQVGGRRVCVPHAVLGPPRAPAARPPPPPAPPAPDA